Proteins encoded in a region of the Balaenoptera musculus isolate JJ_BM4_2016_0621 chromosome 21, mBalMus1.pri.v3, whole genome shotgun sequence genome:
- the LOC118887897 gene encoding 60S ribosomal protein L39 produces the protein MSSHKTFRIKRFLAKKQKQNRPIPQWIRMKTGNKIRYNSKRRHWRRTKLGL, from the coding sequence ATGTCTTCTCACAAGACTTTCAGGATCAAACGATTCCtggccaagaaacaaaagcagaatcgTCCCATTCCCCAGTGGATTCGAATGAAAACTGGTAATAAAATCAGGTACAACTCTAAGAGAAGACATTGGAGAAGAACCAAGCTGGGTCTATAA